In Aquincola tertiaricarbonis, the genomic stretch GTCGGCGATCTTTCCGTTCGCAACGATGAGGAGAGAAGGCTCCGGCTAGCCTTCTTGGCAGCGGAAGGCGCTTTCTTCATGCGGTACGTTGTGGGCTATTCCATGTGCACCGAGCGCTGGTCCGACATCTTTGAAGACCTGACTCGCATGGCTGGAGAGCCAGAGAGGAAACAGGACCGTCAAGGCCGCCGAAAGCAACTGTGAGCGTCGGACGTTCGCTGCTCGCGAGAGACGAATCGTGTCCATGCCTTGAACCCACCAAAGACTGACCTTCCATTGGCCCCAAATGGCTGCAAGACCGCACACGCTCACGGATGTCGGTCCTCGAAACATAGGCGGTGGGCTTGGCATCAAAGACGTCCCTGGGAGGCTTCGTAGGCTCAGACGTCAATTGGCTCCGGCGCATGAAGTCAACGGCCGCCTGCAGCTTCTCTATTGCGGGCGCTGCCTTCCCTGCTCGCACGCTACGTAGCAGGATAGGTAGGATCAGGCAGGAGAGGACATGCCGCCGAAACCCCACGTCGCATTGACCTACGAACCATCCAAGACCGCCAGGAATGAACGCGCTTCACGGCACAACGGCTCGCAGCCGCGCGAACAGCTCATTGGCCTGTGTGCAGGCGACTTCTGCGCTCAGCGCGTAGTGCCTGGTGGCCTCTTTAGATGCCGCGGCGCCGTCGCCATGCGCTGCAAGGAGTCCCTCGACGCCCTGCTGTGCCAGCTTCACCGCCTCGCTGGCATTCAGCATCATGTCGAAACTGGTTTCGCCGCGAAGGATGAGCTCGTGCAAGCCTGGAGCGCTGGAGGTCTCGTACTGCGCCAGCAGCGCCTCAACTGTATGCAGGCAACCTTGCGCTAAGTCAGCGGTGCCTTGCAGTAGCTCGTATGTCGCCACCCGCAAAAGGTGAAGGTACTCGAGCACAGCACATCCCAGCTCGTCCCACTGCGGCGAGCTTTGATCCGGTGTGGCGCAAGCGGCCGTCTTTTCCATCAGCGCTGAGATGGCCGCCAAAACGCTGGCCACTTCCGCTTGTACAAAAACGCCTGCAGATTCATGCGCCTCTGTAGCGGCCGTCAATTCTTCAAGCGGCGACGTTCCGCGATGCCCCAGCTTGGCGCCCGCTGATATCGGCATTCGGCTGACGGCGGCCGCAAGGCGGAGCGCGGCTGCGATGTCGGCCCGCGCTGCGTTGCACTCGCTTCCCGGTTGAGTTTGAGAATGTGGTCCGCTTGTCATGTACTTGCTCCCGGTCGCCGAGCGTCTACGCGGGTCGGCAGAGTGTCTGGGTTCGCTGGTTGGGGCGGCTGATCGACCACTTCGGGCACGCGAACCCGGTCAGGGTCAACCACGGCGCCGTCGGACAAGCGCTCCGCGAACATCCATATGGCCGCCCCAACTATCGCTCCCCAGGCGATGCCGAAGAGCACCGTGGCTTTCGGGGTGCCTGGTAGGGGAGTCGGTCGCTGATCCATGGTCCCGTTTCGTCTGCATCGCTCGGAAGCTGAGGCTCTCTGGTCCCCGCGTGAACGTAGTTTGACGCAAGTCAAAGTCATCTCTGATCGGTTAGTCGCCTTTGGGCGTCATGTATGACTGATTCCGAGAAGTTTTCACGCTTTGTATACAACCTGCGCACGCGCCGGCTCAAGCAGCGGTCGCCACGCTCGAAACCGTGGTGCTGCTGGTTAGTCGGGCATGACTTCGCATGCGCCGGGCGGCCTCAAGAGAGGTGTTGTATGAGGATCGGTTTGACGGTTGCCAAGCGCTTGGCTCTGGGCTTTGGTGCGACGGTGGCGCTGGGGGTGGGCATCGTGGTGTACGCCGCCACGACGTTCGGGACGATGAGCACCGACATCGACTTGCTGGCCAACAACCGCATGCTCAAGGTGACGCAGTTCAGCACCATCAAGGACAACTTACAGAGCATCGGCCGCTATGCGCGCAACACCCTCATCAAGCCGGACCCAGCGTTCGTGGCCGGCGAAAAGGCCAAGATCGCCGAGCTGAGGGCTGCCAATACAGAGCTGATTGCCAAGTTGGAAAAGACTGTTGTCTTGCCGGCCGGCCTGGAATTCCTCAAGACGCTGCAGGACAACCGAGGCCCTTACAACGCAGCCATCGACAAGGCCATGGACTTGGCGGCTCGCGGCGAAAAGGAGGCAGCGGCGGAGCTACTCATCGGTGAGGTGAGGGAACGGCAAGCAGTCGTATTCAAGGCCGTGGATGACTCTGTGGCGCTGCAGCGCACCCTGGCTGTGGAGTTGGCAGAGAAAGGGAGGGCCACGGCGTCAACCAGTGCCTGGACCGTTTCCATCCTGGCAGCCGTCATGGCGCTGATTGGCGTGCTGGTGGGCTGGAGCATGAACCGGTACCTGCGTCGGGCTCTCGGCGCGGAGCCGGCAGTCCTCAGTGCCGAGGTGGCCCAGGTGGCTGCTGGCGACCTGAGCCGCAAGCTGACGGTGGCGAATGGCGACAGTGGCAGTGTGATGGCCAACGTGGCGCAGATGCAGTCGCGGCTGTTGGCGGTCGTGACGACGGTTCGCGCGAACTCGGAAAGCGTGGCCACCGCCAGTGCCCAGATCGCGCAGGGCAACCAGGATCTCAGTCAGCGCACCGAGGAGCAGGCGAGCGCGCTGCAGCAGACGGCAGCGACCATGGACCAACTGGGCACCACGGTGCGTCACAACGCTGACAGCGCTCAGCAAGCCAATCAGCTGGCCCTGGGGGCATCGGAGGTGGCTGCCCGCGGCGGCGCAGTGGTGGGAGAGGTCGTCGAGACGATGAAGGGCATCAACCAGAGCTCACAGAAGATCGCTGACATCATCGGCACCATCGACGGCATCGCCTTCCAGACCAACATACTGGCGCTCAACGCGGCCGTAGAGGCGGCCCGTGCCGGCGACCAGGGGCGCGGCTTTGCGGTGGTGGCCGGTGAGGTGCGAACGCTTGCACAACGCTCTGCGCAGGCGGCCAAGGAAATCAAGTCGCTCATCGGTCACAGCGTCGAGCAGGTGGAGCGCGGGACGGCGCTGGTGGACCGTGCGGGCAACACGATGAACGAAATCGTGACGGCCATCGGGCGCGTCAGCGACATCGTCGGCGAAATCAGCTCGTCCAGCGTGGAGCAGAGCGGGGGCGTGACCCAGGTTGCCCACGCCGTCAACCAGATGGACCAGGTGACACAGCAGAACGCCGCTTTGGTTGAAGAGAGCGCAGCCGCGGCGGAGAGCCTTCGAGTTCAGGCACAGCAGATGGTGCAGACCGTGGCTGTGTTCAAGCTTGACGGCGTGACTTCGACCCCGCGGGCTGCGGCAGCGTCGTTGGCTGCAGTCGGCTCATCGCTGTCAGCCTCGCGCACTGCCATGACCCCGCCTTCAGCGGCCAAGTCAAGCACTGCAGGCCGGCAAAGCGCGCGTGTCGAAGAAGCACCTCAACCCGATTGGGCGCACTTCTAAACGTCATGTGCTCATCGCTGCGAGTCAACAGACTAAGTGACGGCCGGCTGCCCCTCGCTGGCTCCTTCGCGGGAGCGCCATCGAACGTATCGATCCAGGGACTTCCCGTCGCCGGCGGCGTGGACCTGTACGCCCCTGTCTCAGGCGGTGGCGGGCAGTTGGTGTGCGCCAGTTGACCTGCCGCCAACTTTCATGAAAGACCTCCATGCCTTCCACCTCTCCTGACCGCCTACAGCTGACTTTCGTCCTGGCGGCTTGGCCGGCCTTGCCGCTAGCCGCCCTGGTGGCCGGTACAGCAGGCTGGCTGTCGTCATGGCAGGCCTTCTGGGCCGCGGCCGTTGCCGGCGTGCTCACCGGCCTAACTGCTGCCTGCGCCCATGTCATCGCACGCCGCCGGTTCGCGGTCTGCAAGGCCGCGCATGCCCAGGCCCTGGCCGGCCTGGTGGCCAGCGCCCGCAACATGGCTAGCCAGCATGCGGCCGGCGACATCGACGTGGTGATGGACACCGCCTCGCTGGCCGATGAGGCGCAGGCACTGGCCCAGACGGTCAACGATCTGGTAGCCAGCCACATCGCGGTCAAGAAGCAGGCCATGGCGGTGGTGCTCAAGTACGGCCAGGGCGACTTCAGCGCCACGATGCCGCCGCTGCCGGGCAAGAAGGCCTTCATCAACGACACGCTCGACCAGGTGCGCGGCCACCTCACCGGCCTGGTGGCCGAGCTGAGCCACATGTCGCGCGAGCACGACCTGGGCGACATCGACGTGGTGATCGACACGCGCCGCTTTGCCGGCGACTTCCGCAGCATGGCCGAAGGCATCAACCAGATGGTGGCCGGCCATATCGCGGTGAAGAAGAAGGCCATGGCCTGCGTGGCCGAGTTCGGCCGCGGCCACTTCGACGCGCCGATGGAAGCGCTGCCTGGCAAGAAGGCCTTCATCAACCACACGCTGGAAGAAGTGCGCGCGCACCTGAAGGCACTGATACGCGATGCGCAGCACCTGGTGGAGAACGCCACTGCCGGCCGGCTGGATGTGCGGGCCGACGCTGCACTGCACAGCGGCGACTTCCGCAAGATCGTCGAAGGCATGAACCAGACGCTGAATGCGGTGGTCGAGCCGGTTCAGGAAGTGGCGCGGGTGCTCAAGGCCATGGAAGGCGGCGACCTCACCCAGCAGGCCAGCACCCGCAGCGGCGGCCAACTGGCCGACCTGTGCGACAGCCTGAATGCCAGCGTGGCCAAGCTGGCCGAGGTGGTGACGGGCGTGACCGGCACGGCCGAGCACCTGATGCAGGCCGCGAGCGAAGTCAGCGCCACCGCCCAGTCACTGAGCCAGGCTGCGACCGAACAGGCCGCAGGCGTCGAAGAGACCAGCGCCTCCATCGAGGAGATGACCGCCTCGATTGCGCAGAACACAGACAACGCGAAGGTCACCGATGGCATGGCCAGCCAGGCCGCCAGCGAAGCCGCCGAGGGCGGCGAGGCCGTCAAGGCCACGGTGGCGGCGATGAAGCAGATTGCCCACAAGATCACGATCATCGATGACATCGCCTATCAAACGAACCTCCTGGCGCTGAACGCGGCCATCGAGGCCGCGCGGGCGGGCGACCAT encodes the following:
- a CDS encoding methyl-accepting chemotaxis protein; this encodes MTVAKRLALGFGATVALGVGIVVYAATTFGTMSTDIDLLANNRMLKVTQFSTIKDNLQSIGRYARNTLIKPDPAFVAGEKAKIAELRAANTELIAKLEKTVVLPAGLEFLKTLQDNRGPYNAAIDKAMDLAARGEKEAAAELLIGEVRERQAVVFKAVDDSVALQRTLAVELAEKGRATASTSAWTVSILAAVMALIGVLVGWSMNRYLRRALGAEPAVLSAEVAQVAAGDLSRKLTVANGDSGSVMANVAQMQSRLLAVVTTVRANSESVATASAQIAQGNQDLSQRTEEQASALQQTAATMDQLGTTVRHNADSAQQANQLALGASEVAARGGAVVGEVVETMKGINQSSQKIADIIGTIDGIAFQTNILALNAAVEAARAGDQGRGFAVVAGEVRTLAQRSAQAAKEIKSLIGHSVEQVERGTALVDRAGNTMNEIVTAIGRVSDIVGEISSSSVEQSGGVTQVAHAVNQMDQVTQQNAALVEESAAAAESLRVQAQQMVQTVAVFKLDGVTSTPRAAAASLAAVGSSLSASRTAMTPPSAAKSSTAGRQSARVEEAPQPDWAHF
- a CDS encoding methyl-accepting chemotaxis protein, giving the protein MPLAALVAGTAGWLSSWQAFWAAAVAGVLTGLTAACAHVIARRRFAVCKAAHAQALAGLVASARNMASQHAAGDIDVVMDTASLADEAQALAQTVNDLVASHIAVKKQAMAVVLKYGQGDFSATMPPLPGKKAFINDTLDQVRGHLTGLVAELSHMSREHDLGDIDVVIDTRRFAGDFRSMAEGINQMVAGHIAVKKKAMACVAEFGRGHFDAPMEALPGKKAFINHTLEEVRAHLKALIRDAQHLVENATAGRLDVRADAALHSGDFRKIVEGMNQTLNAVVEPVQEVARVLKAMEGGDLTQQASTRSGGQLADLCDSLNASVAKLAEVVTGVTGTAEHLMQAASEVSATAQSLSQAATEQAAGVEETSASIEEMTASIAQNTDNAKVTDGMASQAASEAAEGGEAVKATVAAMKQIAHKITIIDDIAYQTNLLALNAAIEAARAGDHGKGFAVVAAEVRKLAERSQLAAEEIGTVASSSVDLAERAGALLAAMVPSIRKTSDLVQEITAASEEQSSGVNQINAAVIQLSQTTQQNASSAEELASTSEEMNAQASELQQAMSFFLMSKQSSATGRPVNHPVAGTSHRSGLKRNLASVTPLKALASATPELRQSDFVNF